The following is a genomic window from Armatimonadota bacterium.
AGGAAGCGCTGCGCGACCTCGACGACGTCATCGACGCCAGCGACTCGGTCATGGTCGCTCGCGGCGACCTCGGTCTCCAGATGGACTTGGAAGACGTGCCCTTGGCCCAGAAGCGGATCATCCGGCGTTCGCACCTTGCAGGCAAGCCGGTCATTACCGCGACCCAGATGTTGGAAAGCATGCTCGTGAACGCCCGTCCCACCCGTGCCGAGGTCTCGGACATCGCGAACTCGATCCTCGACGGCACCGATGCGGTGATGCTGAGCGGCGAGACGGCAAGCGGGGCTTATCCGGTCGAAGCGGTGCGGACGATGGCGCGGGTGGCCGAGAAGACCGACGGGATCGTGAAATCGGAACTCTTTTCGGACGAGGATTCGGAACGGCCGAAACGTGACGACGCCACCGACGCGATCGCGCTCGCCGCGGTCTCGGTCGCGAACACCTTGCGGGTGAAGGCGATACTGACGATGAGCGAGAGCGGATTTACGCCCCGGATGGTCGCGAAATACCGCCCGAAGGCGCCGGTCTATTGCGCGTCCTGGAACGCGAGGACGCAGGCTCAGAACGCGTTAGTGTGGGGCGTCCAGTCGATGCCGATGCCGCCGACGACGAACACCGACGAGGCGGTCGCCCAGTTGATCGACGTGTTCCGGAGAAAAAAGCTCGTCAAGTCGGGGGACCGGGTCGTCGTGACGGCGGGCGTGCCGCCTGGAACGCCGGGCACGACGAACATGGTGATGGTCAAGACGGTGTAGGGGTTCAGGCCTTGGCCGGCGGCCCGGCCAAGAGTCGGAGCCCGTTGAGGATGACGATCACGGTCGAACCTTCGTGCCCGACGACGGCGAAAGGCAGCACCGAGTGGCGCATTGCAGGCAGCCAGGCGTCGATCACGATACTGCCGAGCGTCAGTAGCATGATCACTCCTGCCGCGAAGAAGAGATTGGCTTTGATCACGCGGTTCGTCAGACGACCGAGGTTCACGAGGTCGGGAAGGCGCTTCAGGTTGTCCTGCATGAGGACGACGTCGGCCGCGTTCAAGGCGACGTCGCTGCCGAGGCCGCCCATGGCGACACCGACGTTGGCACGAGCGAGGCTCGGGGCGTCGTTGATGCCGTCGCCGACGAAGATGACGCCGTTTTGGGACATTTCGGCGACGATCTCCTCCTTTTGATCAGGAAGAAGTGCGGCATGGACTTCGGTGATGCCGAGTTCGCCTGCAATGACGCCCGCCGTCACACGGTTGTCGCCCGTGATCATGGCCGTACGGACGAAGCCCATGGTCCGGAGGTCGTCGAGGACTTTCTTCGCCTCGTCTCGGGGCTTGTCCCGGAACCCGAGGGCCGCATGGCGTTCGCCCGCTTCCAGGACGGCGACGGTCATGCCTTGCGCCTGGATCTCCTTCGCGTGCTCGAGGAACGTCTCGGGAAGGCTCTCGAAGAACTGGAGCTGACCGATGCGGACGAACGTGCCGTCCACGTTAGCGGTGACGCCCATGCCGGAGACCGCGCGACTGTCCGTGGCCTCTGGGACGTCGATGCTATGGGCGCGGGCGGCGGAGAGGACCGCTTCGGCGATGGGGTGGGTGCTGTACTGCTCGGCGGCCGCGGCGTAGCGGAGAAGTTGCTTGGCCTGGTCGGACATGGCGGAAGCGCCGTTCCAGCAGGCGTGGTCTTCGACGCAATGGCTCGCGCCACCGACCGCCACGGGCGCCTCGACGCAGACGCAGATCTCCTCGAGCACGGGCTTGCCGGAGGTGAGGGTGCCCGTCTTATCTAGGGCGATGCACTTGGCCTGCCCGGCCGCCTCGATGAACCCCCCTCCGCGGACGAGCATGCCTTTACGGGCCGCCCATGCCAGTGCCGAAAGTGTGGAGGCGGGGGTCGAAATGACGAGGGCGCAGGGGCTAAGGGCGACCAGGAGCGTCAGCGACGCATAAAGCGCTCGGTCAAGGTCCTCCTTGAGGACCATCCGGACGATGACGGACAGCAGCGCCGCGCCGATGACGATGAACGTGTAGGTCTGGCCGAACCACTGGCTGACGCGCTCGCCGCTCGCCTTGTTCTCCTGGGCGTCCTGGACGAGGGCGACGATCTTCTCTAAGGTGGTGTCGCCACTGGCGCGGACGACCTTGACCACGATCATGCCGTCGAGGTTCTGGGTCCCGCCGATGACGTCGTCGCCTTCCACCCTGGGGACCGGGACGGATTCGCCCGTCATCGCGGCTTGGTCGACGCTGCTCGAACCGGACGTGACGACACCGTCCAGCGGAACGACTTCGAACGGCTTGATACGGATGAGGTCACCGGCTTTGACCGCCGTGAGCTCGACCGTCCGGTCGCCACCGTCTTCGATGAGCACGGCCGTGTCCGGACGGAGCTTGATGAGGCCCTCGATCGCCGACTTCGTACGGGCGAGGGCGAACTCCTCCAGGGTCGATGAAAGGCTGAACAGGAACAGGAGGACGGCCGCCTCGACCGGATGTCCCAACGCGACAGCCCCGGCCCCGGCGAGGAGCATCAGGACGTTGACGTCCAGTCGCCTGTCTTTGAGCGCGTTCCAGCCCGCCATCAATGCGAACGGCGATCCTGCGATCACGGCGACGTAGGGCAACGCGGGATGGAGCCCGAACAGGCTTCCCACAAGGGCGAGCCCGCACAGGACGGTCAGAACCGTCTGCACCGTGCGCGTCATCTGTCCACATTCTAAGCCCATCTCAAGTCGCGCGTCACAGACCTGGGGCCGAAGGCGGCCAAGCCTAGCCTCTGACGTCCGTCAAAATCAGGACGCTTGGAACCCGTTGTCGCCGCTATCGCCGCCGCCTTACGGGCGACGCCCTTCGAAGGAAGGACGTTCGTCGTGGGCGGGGCCGTGCGCGACCGGCTCCTCGGTCTGCCGTTCCGGCAGGACGTCGACATCGTGGTCGAAGGAGACGCCGGGGAGTGCGTCCGTCTCCTCTATGAAGCGGGTGTCGCAGAAAGGCCGCCGGTCACGTACCCGCGGTTCGGAACGGCGATGGTCGTGGTCCAAGGTACGGAAGTCGAGTTCGTCACGGCAAGGCGGGAGTCGTACTCGCCCGAGTCGCGAAAGCCCGACGTCGAACCTGCGACGATCCTGGAAGACGCGCTGAGGCGGGACTTTACGGTCAACACGCTGCTCCAAGACGTTTTCACCGGTGAAACGGTCGACCCTCTTGGAACGGGGGCCGACGATTTGCGCGACCGGGTCTTGCGCACGCCCCTCGATCCTGAACAGACGTTCTTCGACGACCCCCTCCGTATGCTGAGGGCCGTCCGCTTCCGCTGGCAACTCGGGTTCACAGTTGCCGCCGGGCTTGAAAACGCCGTTCGCGACCAGTCCGGACGGTTGGCCGTCATCAGTCCGGAACGGATCCAGGAGGAGTTCACGAAAATGGTCCGCCTCCCAGGAGCCGCAGGCGCCCTCCGCGATCTGATGGACTTGGGTCTGCTCGACGTTTTCGCGCCCGAGTTCCGAGCCATGGCCGGTTGCGAGCAGAAAGGACACCACCATCTCGATGTTTGGGGGCACACGCTCTTGGCGCTTTCTCACGTCGAAGGCGACGACCTCGCCGTCCGGCTCGGCGTTCTGTTCCACGACATCGGAAAGCCTCCGACCAAATCGGTGGAGGCCGATGGGCGGATCCGGTTCTTCGACCATGAGAACATCGGAGCGGAACTGGCGCGCCGTGTCCTGCGACGCCTTCGATACTCGGAAGACCTGATCGGAACGGTCGCGTTGCTGGTCTCCGAGCATATGCGCTTGAACTCGATGCCGTCGATCACCGACTCGGCGGCGCGACGCATCGTCCGCGACCTCGGCCCTGACCTCGAACGTTGGCTCTTGTTGGTCGAAGCCGACGTCAGCGCCCTGAAACCTGGGCTCAAGCCGATGGACGTCGACGCCGTCCGAAGGAGACTGGCCGAAACGGTGGACAAGACCCCGGCGGCATCCTTGGTCTCACCCTTGGACGGGGCGAAGATTATGGACCTTACGGGTCTCGGCCCGGGTCCTCAGATCGGTACGATCAAGGCGGCGCTGGTGGAAGACGTCTTGGAAGGTCGGCTGGAAGCAGGGGACGTTGCGTCGGCCGAGCAAAGACTGATGGCCGAGTGGCGTAACTGGATCCGGTCCGACGACGTAAGCGGGAGTTAACGATGGGCGCGAAACCCTATGAACGCGGCGCAGGCGTGATCGTCTTTTGGGTGATCACGGGGGCGGCATTGGTCGGAGCCCTCCTGATGGTGCTGCCCTTCTTGAGCGCCATCCTTTGGGCGACCGTCCTATCGGTCCTGACCTATCCGTTGTACAAGCGGTTCAAGCGCCGGATGTCGGACGGCCTCGCCGCGTTCACCACCACGGCGCTGGCAGCCCTGATCGTCATCATCCCCTTCGCCGTGATCGGGACGATCGTCGGCGTCCAGGTCTATGACTTCGCCTCGAAACTCACGGCCCAGAGCACATCAGGGCACCTGACGGTCGAAGTCTTGGCCCAGGAAGCCGACCGGCTCGTGAAACCCGCGCTTGAAATGGTGGGACTCGGCGACGTCAGCGTCGAAGGTTACGTCCGGGAGAACCGTTCCGAGCTCGCGGGGATGGTGCGGGGGCCGTTGGCTTCCGGCGTCGGAAGGCTCGGCGCGACGCTCGGCATGATGCTGATCGCGCTCCTCACCATGTACTTCATGCTGAAAGACGGCCACCGGCTCCGTGAACCCGTTTGCGAGATCGTGCCTCTTCCCCAAGAGAAGACCATGGAGATCCTGGTGAAAATGGAGTCGACGGTCCACGCGGTCTTCATCAGCGTCGTCATGGTCTCTCTCGTGCAGGCCGGGATCGCGACCTTGCTGTACGCCGCCACAGGCGTCCCGTCGCCCCTGCTTTGGGGGCTTGTGACCTTCGTGTTCTGCACCGTCCCCTTGCTCGGCGCCCCGGTGATCTATGCCCCGCTGTCGATCCAATTGATGGCGACCGGGCGCATGACGCAAGGCCTGATCCTCCTGATCGGCTGTCTCACCCTCGTCTCGACGATCGACAACCTCGTCCGCCCGTTCTTCATCGGTGCAAGGTCGTCGCTCCACCCGATGGCGATCTTCTTCAGCCTTCTGGGCGGGGTCGTCGTGTTCGGACCGGTGGGAGTCATGGCGGGGCCCCTGGTCTTGACCCTTTTGATCGGACTGACCGACGTGCTTCGGGCGACGCGCGACGTTCCAGTCTCCCCGACCCTCGAGCCGGAAGCATAATCAGCCGGTCCCATGCCGCACCTCCAGCTCGAACTCAGTGAAGGCCTCCTCAGTCGTGTGGCCGTCGACGACTTGCTCAAGTCGTTGGCGGACGGTCTTGCGCTCAGAGAGACGGTCGATCCGGCCGCGGTCAAGGCCTATGCCCGTGTTGCGGCGCATTGGGCGATGGGGCAGGGTGCTCCGGAGTCTTTCGTCCACTTGACCGTCTGCGTCCTGGAAGGGCGCACGCCGGAGTGGGAGTCCGAGACGTCGGACGTCCTCTACGGGCTTTTGGCCGCAGGGCTCGGCCCTGTCGCGGCGACAGCGTCGGTCACCCTCGAGTTCCGCAGGATGGAGCGGCGGACGTACCGGAAGGGCGGTTGATCCGGGACTAGTCGCTGGGCTTCCGTCGGGGCGGCTTTTTGGGCCCGAACTTCTTCGGCCCGCCTTTCCCGAACGACGACGGCCCCTTACGATTGGCGCCGGGCCGGAACGGCCGGCTGCCGAAATCGGGCTTGTCCGAGGACGTCCGCCGCTTCGGACGGTCGTCGCCTTCGGGACGGGATCCGAAGCCTCCCGACGTCCTTCGGTACGGTTTGTAACCGCCGTCGTCGCTTCCATAACGCGGCTTCCGCTCGTAACCGCCGGAGTCCTCGGACGTCCGTCGGCGCGGAGGAGGGCCGTCGCCGCCTTCCGAAGTCCGGCGCTTTCGCTCGTAAGCGGGCCTTTCCGGACGGGAGCCGTCCTTGTCGAAAACGAAGTTGCGGAGTTTGACGTGGCCGGTCACGAACGTCGTTCCCAGGTCGAGCGCCCACTCCCAGATGCCGTCCATTCGGTCGACGTAGACGCAGCTCGCGCCCGCCTTGACCTCTTCTTTATGCATCGACTTCCAGTTGTCGTCGAGCTCCTGGGCCAGGTCGAAAAGGTGCATCTTGTCGCTGCCGGGCAGCGGCACTTCGGCGCTGAACATCCTCGTCGCGAGGCCCGGTTTTCGGAAGTGGGCCCCGGACTCCGGGAACATGGCTTCGATCAGTTCCTTCAACCGTTCGAACCAGAGTTCCCGCTGTTCGCCCGACACGGTCTTCGACCTCATGACCAAATCGCGGCGAAAGGCGTCGAACTCTTCCGCGCGACGGGACTCTGGCGAACCGAACCTCATGGCTTCATTATGGTCCCCGAGGCGTCGTGACTCCCGCCGAGTGGCGAACTCCGCCGATCACGGCAACTTTGCAGACCGTGCTTGACGTATTCTTGTCAGGCTCCCGGCCCCGGGGGTCTGGATACTGTCGTATGAACGCTTTTACTTTGTTGAGCGCGCTGGCCCTGGCCGGCGGATCACCCACCCTGTCGTCTGACGTCCCGGCCCTTCGAGCGCTTCGGCAAGCGGCCCCTCAAGACCAGAAGAAGCCCGAAGAGAAGAAACCTGAGGAGAAGAAGGACCCCTATCAGGACGCGATCAAAGACTTCACGAAAAAGGAGGGCGTCTTCACGGTCTTCAAGAAGGACGAGACGTACCTGATCCAGATCCCGAAGAACCTGCTGGGCCGCGACTTCCGCTGGACGACCGAACTGAAGAAGACGCCGAGCGGCCTCTACAACGGAACGGCCGTCACCGAGGGGGTCGTCCGGTTCGAGGAACGCGGGGACAAGGTTCTGCTTCGGACGGTCGACTACTCGGTCAAAGCGACCGACGGCGACGAGATCAAAGTAGCGGTCGAGCAGTCCAACGTCAATCCCATCATCAAATCGTTCCCGGCGAAGGCGAAGGCACCGGACGGATCGCCGCTGGTCGACGTCACGTCGTTCTTCAAGGGCGATATCGCCGAGTTTTCGGCGAAAGGGCTGCTCGGCGGATCGATGGTGGACTCCGACCGTTCGTTCATCGAAGGGATCAAGGTCTTTCCGCTCAATCTGAACGTGGAAGTCACACAAACGGTCGCCGGAGGCGCCGGTGGTCGGGGTGGGATGAGCCCGTTCGGCGGGGCACCTCCGAGGACCGCGAACACCGGCGTCGTCCTCCACAGCCTGGTGCTCCTTCCCGAGAAGCCGATGATGGGTCGTCTTGCAGACTCGCGCGTCGGGTACTTCACGAACGGGTTCACCGACTACGGCACGGACTATCACGGTTCAAAAACGTACGCTTTCATCAACCGCTACCGACTCGAGAAGAAGGATCCGAACGCGGACGTGAGCGAGCCCAAAAAGCAGATCGTCTATTACATCAGTCGGGAGGTGCCTGCCAAGTGGCGTCCCTACGTCAAGCAGGGGGTCGAGGATTGGAAGGGCGCGTTCGAGGAAGCGGGCTTTAAGAACGCGATCGTCTGCAAGGAAGCCCCCTCGGTCAAAGAAGATCCGGAGTGGGATCCCGAAGACCTGCGTTACAGCGTCATCCGCTGGGCGCCGCTGGCCATCGAAAACGCCATGGGGCCGAGCGTGACCGATCCCCGATCGGGCGAGATCTTAAGCGCCCATGTCATCGTCTGGCACGATATCCTCAAACTCCAGACCGCCTGGTACTTCGCGCAGGCCTCGCCGTGCGACCCTAGGGCCCAAAAGATCCCGTTCCCTGACGACCTGATGGGCGAGTGCCTTCGGTTCGTCATCGCCCATGAAGTCGGTCACACGCTCGGCCTTCCCCACAACGGCAAGTCCAGCGGGACGATCCCCGTCAAGTTGCTCCGCGACCCGCAATGGACCGAAGAGAACGGCACGTGCACGAGCATCATGGACTACGCCAGGTTCAACTACGTGGCCCAACCGGGCGACGGTGCCGCGCTTGTGCCCAAGGTCGGCCGCTATGACAAGTTCAGCATCCAGTGGGGCTACAAGCCGATCGACGGGGCGAAGAACCCCGTCGACGAAAAGCGCCTTCTTGATGCTTGGGCGAGCCGTCAGGTCAACGACCCGATGCTGCGCTTCCACGACAACTTCGACTTCGACGACCCGACCGAGCTCTTCGAGTCGCTCGGCGATAACGTCGTGGAAGCCTCCACGTACGGTGTCGCCAACCTGAAGCGGGTGATGGGCTACTTGATGCCCGCCTCGACCAAGTTCGGTGAAGACTATTCGGAACTGGCGCGCCTCTACTCGGCGGTGCAGCAGCAGATGATGATGTACGTCTTCCACGTTTCGGCTGCGATCGGTGGCACGATCGAAACGGACTATCACGCGGGTCGCGGGACCGAGGTCTATGCCCCGGTTCCCAAGGACTACCAGAAGTCGGCCGTCCGATGGATGTGCGACACGCTCTTCGAAACGCCGTCGTGGTTCTATCCTCGCGAGATCGCCCTCCGCTTGGGCAAGGACACGGTCGGGCCGATCTCCGGGCTCCAGAGCATGGGGATGGGGTCGATCATGAACACGGGCAAGTGGGACCGCATGTTGCAGCAAGAGGCCCTGTCGCTCGGCAACACGTACACGGTGGGCCAGATGCTCGCCGACGTCCGGAAGTGCGTCTTCCGCGAACTGGGAACCGGTTCGTCCGTCTCCCTCAACCGGAGGAGCGTGCAGCGTATGTTCTTGACGCGGTTGACGAACATGCTGGGATCGAGCAGCGAAGCCAGGGTCCACGCCTTGGCCGAGCTCCGCGCTGACCTCTATACGTTGGACGCCGGACTTTCGAAGACGAAGGACGACGTGACGGTAGCGCACCTTCAGGAACTGAAAAAGCAGGTCGAGTTCGCCCTT
Proteins encoded in this region:
- a CDS encoding cation-translocating P-type ATPase, translating into MTRTVQTVLTVLCGLALVGSLFGLHPALPYVAVIAGSPFALMAGWNALKDRRLDVNVLMLLAGAGAVALGHPVEAAVLLFLFSLSSTLEEFALARTKSAIEGLIKLRPDTAVLIEDGGDRTVELTAVKAGDLIRIKPFEVVPLDGVVTSGSSSVDQAAMTGESVPVPRVEGDDVIGGTQNLDGMIVVKVVRASGDTTLEKIVALVQDAQENKASGERVSQWFGQTYTFIVIGAALLSVIVRMVLKEDLDRALYASLTLLVALSPCALVISTPASTLSALAWAARKGMLVRGGGFIEAAGQAKCIALDKTGTLTSGKPVLEEICVCVEAPVAVGGASHCVEDHACWNGASAMSDQAKQLLRYAAAAEQYSTHPIAEAVLSAARAHSIDVPEATDSRAVSGMGVTANVDGTFVRIGQLQFFESLPETFLEHAKEIQAQGMTVAVLEAGERHAALGFRDKPRDEAKKVLDDLRTMGFVRTAMITGDNRVTAGVIAGELGITEVHAALLPDQKEEIVAEMSQNGVIFVGDGINDAPSLARANVGVAMGGLGSDVALNAADVVLMQDNLKRLPDLVNLGRLTNRVIKANLFFAAGVIMLLTLGSIVIDAWLPAMRHSVLPFAVVGHEGSTVIVILNGLRLLAGPPAKA
- a CDS encoding zinc-dependent metalloprotease, producing the protein MNAFTLLSALALAGGSPTLSSDVPALRALRQAAPQDQKKPEEKKPEEKKDPYQDAIKDFTKKEGVFTVFKKDETYLIQIPKNLLGRDFRWTTELKKTPSGLYNGTAVTEGVVRFEERGDKVLLRTVDYSVKATDGDEIKVAVEQSNVNPIIKSFPAKAKAPDGSPLVDVTSFFKGDIAEFSAKGLLGGSMVDSDRSFIEGIKVFPLNLNVEVTQTVAGGAGGRGGMSPFGGAPPRTANTGVVLHSLVLLPEKPMMGRLADSRVGYFTNGFTDYGTDYHGSKTYAFINRYRLEKKDPNADVSEPKKQIVYYISREVPAKWRPYVKQGVEDWKGAFEEAGFKNAIVCKEAPSVKEDPEWDPEDLRYSVIRWAPLAIENAMGPSVTDPRSGEILSAHVIVWHDILKLQTAWYFAQASPCDPRAQKIPFPDDLMGECLRFVIAHEVGHTLGLPHNGKSSGTIPVKLLRDPQWTEENGTCTSIMDYARFNYVAQPGDGAALVPKVGRYDKFSIQWGYKPIDGAKNPVDEKRLLDAWASRQVNDPMLRFHDNFDFDDPTELFESLGDNVVEASTYGVANLKRVMGYLMPASTKFGEDYSELARLYSAVQQQMMMYVFHVSAAIGGTIETDYHAGRGTEVYAPVPKDYQKSAVRWMCDTLFETPSWFYPREIALRLGKDTVGPISGLQSMGMGSIMNTGKWDRMLQQEALSLGNTYTVGQMLADVRKCVFRELGTGSSVSLNRRSVQRMFLTRLTNMLGSSSEARVHALAELRADLYTLDAGLSKTKDDVTVAHLQELKKQVEFALANPDKVGGGGARPQSLPFFKPWCTTGLDNVTWPWDETNGS
- a CDS encoding HDIG domain-containing protein, with product MEPVVAAIAAALRATPFEGRTFVVGGAVRDRLLGLPFRQDVDIVVEGDAGECVRLLYEAGVAERPPVTYPRFGTAMVVVQGTEVEFVTARRESYSPESRKPDVEPATILEDALRRDFTVNTLLQDVFTGETVDPLGTGADDLRDRVLRTPLDPEQTFFDDPLRMLRAVRFRWQLGFTVAAGLENAVRDQSGRLAVISPERIQEEFTKMVRLPGAAGALRDLMDLGLLDVFAPEFRAMAGCEQKGHHHLDVWGHTLLALSHVEGDDLAVRLGVLFHDIGKPPTKSVEADGRIRFFDHENIGAELARRVLRRLRYSEDLIGTVALLVSEHMRLNSMPSITDSAARRIVRDLGPDLERWLLLVEADVSALKPGLKPMDVDAVRRRLAETVDKTPAASLVSPLDGAKIMDLTGLGPGPQIGTIKAALVEDVLEGRLEAGDVASAEQRLMAEWRNWIRSDDVSGS
- a CDS encoding pyruvate kinase (catalyzes the formation of phosphoenolpyruvate from pyruvate), which produces EALRDLDDVIDASDSVMVARGDLGLQMDLEDVPLAQKRIIRRSHLAGKPVITATQMLESMLVNARPTRAEVSDIANSILDGTDAVMLSGETASGAYPVEAVRTMARVAEKTDGIVKSELFSDEDSERPKRDDATDAIALAAVSVANTLRVKAILTMSESGFTPRMVAKYRPKAPVYCASWNARTQAQNALVWGVQSMPMPPTTNTDEAVAQLIDVFRRKKLVKSGDRVVVTAGVPPGTPGTTNMVMVKTV
- a CDS encoding AI-2E family transporter is translated as MGAKPYERGAGVIVFWVITGAALVGALLMVLPFLSAILWATVLSVLTYPLYKRFKRRMSDGLAAFTTTALAALIVIIPFAVIGTIVGVQVYDFASKLTAQSTSGHLTVEVLAQEADRLVKPALEMVGLGDVSVEGYVRENRSELAGMVRGPLASGVGRLGATLGMMLIALLTMYFMLKDGHRLREPVCEIVPLPQEKTMEILVKMESTVHAVFISVVMVSLVQAGIATLLYAATGVPSPLLWGLVTFVFCTVPLLGAPVIYAPLSIQLMATGRMTQGLILLIGCLTLVSTIDNLVRPFFIGARSSLHPMAIFFSLLGGVVVFGPVGVMAGPLVLTLLIGLTDVLRATRDVPVSPTLEPEA